A section of the Balearica regulorum gibbericeps isolate bBalReg1 chromosome W, bBalReg1.pri, whole genome shotgun sequence genome encodes:
- the LOC142599320 gene encoding LOW QUALITY PROTEIN: uncharacterized protein LOC142599320 (The sequence of the model RefSeq protein was modified relative to this genomic sequence to represent the inferred CDS: deleted 1 base in 1 codon), translating into MSDDRTVPSGREVLFDFLEKHRARPSVPRVDWAQGNWHNLQSVVDRMGALHKDVRLRAGKGKAIICAILGASLAAAVEARGRCCTAESLTIESLQSLTRSLQGQVAELKEQLKAEKDQVKYLQTALKEQLLADTTCEEIPPRSEIGYPFKDLQAAKERVEKLEPLSLRPLVKTEYIYDDEQDQSPQVTTKEVPYTAVELMKLKKEFGRTPKESEMEYVWRVSLSGGDQILLSEREAEGYWGPGVFLTTGNHHAPWSLTQRAAYWAGGLNPLERGDPLAIMGTVDQLVESVQKAACLQMMYDRKLEPRQESPMMMPVDPERMTPLIRGLPDSLKPIGIQLQGKIQAMPQGDRVAAALEGLTPHRRPLDRKMWTWGEVAQELINYGRKYGPVNPPTAKTDPRGLRRAEVKIVPCPGNDRRVPLSKPPRGRDVPNRRNRLWAEGQQKGIPCDLMDRLPRDKLEKLVTGWPTKSANGEVYFEDTAPSAPSLTDLSEINASQNPAGN; encoded by the exons atgagtgATGATAGAACCGTTCCTTCGGGAAGGgaagttttgtttgattttctggagaaacatAGAGCGCGACCCTCTGTGCCCAGGGTGGACTGGGCTCAGGGAAATTGGCATAATTTGCAGAGCGTGGTTGACCGAATGGGCGCCTTGCACAAAGATGTGAGACtaagagcaggaaaaggcaaagcGATTATTTGTGCCATTCTTGGTGCTAGTTTGGCTGCTGCGGTAGAGGCTAGAGGTCGTTGCTGTACTGCGGAGTCCCTAACTATCGAATCCCTTCAAAGCCTTACCCGGTCCCTTCAGGGGCAAGTGgcagaattaaaagaacaacttaAGGCGGAAAAGGatcaagtgaaatatttgcaaactgcCCTTAAGGAGCAGCTCCTTGCGGATACTACCTGCGAGGAAATTCCCCCAAGATCAGAAATTGGCTACCCCTTTAAAGACCTGCAGGCAGCGAAAGAGAGAGTAGAGAAATTAGAACCGCTTTCGCTGCGACCCTTGGTCAAGACCGAGTACATTTATGATGATGAGCAGGACCAGTCCCCCCAAGTTACAACCAAGGAAGTCCCTTATACTGCT GTCGAGTTGATGAAACTAAAGAAGGAATTTGGCCGAACCCCTAAGGAATCAGAAATGGAGTATGTGTGGAGAGTGTCACTGTCTGGGGGGGACCAGATTCTGTTAAGTGAAAGAGAGGCGGAAGGGTATTGGGGACCAGGAGTGTTTTTAACTACTGGGAACCACCATGCCCCCTGGTCTCTGACCCAGCGGGCAGCCTATTGGGCAGGTGGCTTGAACCCCCTGGAGAGAGGGGACCCTCTGGCGATTATGGGGACTGTGGATCAATTAGTAGAGAgtgtgcagaaggcagcttGTCTGCAGATGATGTATGATCGAAAGTTGGAACCTAGACAGGAGTCCCCAATGATGATGCCAGTAGATCCCGAACGGATGACCCCCCTTATAAGGGGACTCCCCGATTCCTTGAAACCAATTGGTATAcaattacagggaaaaatacaagcGATGCCCCAAGGCGACAGAGTTGCGGCTGCTTTAGAAGGACTTACACCGCACCGCCGACCCTTGGACAGGAAAATGTGGACCTGGGGGGAGGTGGCCCAAGAACTGATCAATTATGGGCGCAAGTATGGCCCTGTTAACCCTCCAACTGCCAAAACGGACCCCAGGGGCTTGAGGCGAGCGGAAGTAAAAATAGTTCCATGCCCCGGGAATGATAGGAGAGTACCTCTCTCCAAACCACCGAGAGGGAGAGATGTCCCGAACAGACGTAATAGACTGTGGGCGGAGGGACAACAGAAAGGGATTCCATGTGACTTAATGGACAGACTGCCAAGagacaaattagaaaagttGGTAACAGGATGGCCCACTAAATCGGCAAATGGAGAAGTGTATTTTGAGGATACTGCTCCCAGTGCACCCTCCTTGACtgatttatcagaaataaatgcctcCCAAAACCCAGCGGGAAACTAG